The following coding sequences lie in one Psychrobacter arenosus genomic window:
- the rnr gene encoding ribonuclease R: MTWNDPNAKQEAQNYDNPIPSRLLILQTLADLGEATQPQLAEAFGIEDADQFDALGNRLKAMTRDGQVNRDGRPYKYRAVTKQDIVSGTVSAHPKGFGFVVLEDMPDLFLHEKQMRWVFNGDAVNAIGTTTDNRGRTEGRIVDVTERQQTQFIGTLVQDDEGYCVELASPNNHQPITVTAENVEAIGAKPGHPVKVDVIDWPNQHEFATGKIVHVMDDDNDREVIIETTLLNYDIPHEFSAAAIKQANSYKEPAAKDFKGRRDIRDLPLVTIDGEDSRDFDDAVYAEKRSGGNYRVVVAIADVSHYVTPNSALDHDAYERGTSVYFPHHVVPMLPEVLSNGLCSLNPNVDRLCMVADIKVSRAGKITGYEFYPGVMNSQARLTYNQVNDYFANPKDKSIPDSITNNKDVKKSVDTLHQLYGLLMKKRAERHAMEFETVETYIKFNEEGGIDAIVPRTRGDSHKLIEECMLLANTCAANFTLKNELPVLYRNHDKPDGEKSMRIHEYAKNFGIPFPEESPTQEDYQRIIEATKDRPDAISIHSMLLRSMMQANYAPENIGHFGLAYDEYSHFTSPIRRYPDLMLHRAIKAKVTGQKQPIMDFKLAEAGTQTSDTERRAEKASRFVESWLKCHYMKDHVGEEFDGVVTTVTNFGLFITLTDLFIDGLVHISNVGDDFFVYDEKQQQLIGKDKGTLFGLGDSVRVKVAGVNMDLLQIDFELVEKLKASEMNQTKKKPRRRSNSSKGKKPAND, translated from the coding sequence ATGACTTGGAATGATCCAAACGCCAAACAAGAAGCCCAAAACTACGACAACCCAATCCCGAGCCGCTTATTGATCTTGCAAACTTTAGCAGATTTAGGCGAAGCTACGCAGCCACAATTGGCGGAAGCTTTTGGAATAGAGGATGCCGACCAGTTTGATGCTCTAGGCAATCGCTTGAAAGCTATGACGCGTGACGGTCAAGTAAACCGTGATGGTCGACCTTATAAGTATCGCGCAGTGACCAAACAAGACATCGTCAGTGGTACGGTATCCGCGCATCCGAAAGGGTTTGGCTTTGTGGTGCTAGAAGATATGCCAGATTTATTCTTGCATGAAAAACAAATGCGCTGGGTATTTAATGGCGATGCGGTTAATGCCATTGGCACCACTACAGATAACCGTGGCCGTACTGAAGGTCGTATCGTTGATGTGACTGAGCGTCAGCAAACCCAATTCATCGGCACCTTGGTGCAAGACGATGAAGGCTATTGTGTAGAATTGGCCAGTCCGAACAATCACCAACCGATTACCGTAACGGCAGAAAACGTAGAAGCTATCGGTGCGAAACCGGGTCATCCTGTCAAAGTCGATGTGATTGATTGGCCAAACCAGCATGAATTTGCTACCGGTAAAATCGTCCACGTTATGGATGATGATAACGATCGTGAAGTGATCATCGAGACCACGCTGCTGAACTATGATATCCCGCACGAATTCAGTGCGGCTGCTATTAAGCAAGCGAACAGCTATAAAGAACCAGCGGCTAAAGACTTTAAAGGTCGTAGAGACATCCGTGATTTGCCACTCGTGACTATCGATGGTGAAGACTCGCGTGACTTTGATGATGCGGTTTATGCTGAAAAACGCTCAGGTGGCAATTACCGTGTGGTCGTAGCTATTGCTGACGTTAGCCACTATGTGACGCCAAATTCAGCGTTGGACCACGATGCTTATGAGCGCGGTACTTCGGTTTATTTCCCGCATCATGTGGTGCCGATGTTGCCTGAAGTATTATCGAATGGTCTGTGCTCTTTGAATCCTAATGTCGACCGTCTTTGTATGGTTGCGGACATCAAAGTGTCCCGAGCAGGCAAAATTACCGGTTATGAATTTTACCCTGGGGTGATGAATTCACAAGCGCGTCTGACTTATAACCAAGTCAACGACTACTTTGCTAATCCGAAAGATAAGAGCATTCCGGACTCTATCACCAATAATAAAGACGTGAAGAAATCTGTAGATACCCTACATCAACTGTATGGTCTATTGATGAAAAAACGTGCTGAACGCCATGCTATGGAGTTTGAGACCGTTGAAACTTATATCAAGTTTAACGAAGAAGGTGGCATCGATGCTATCGTACCGCGTACCCGTGGTGATTCGCATAAACTGATCGAAGAGTGCATGTTGTTGGCTAATACTTGTGCCGCCAATTTCACCCTGAAAAATGAGCTGCCGGTACTCTATCGTAACCATGATAAGCCAGATGGTGAAAAGTCGATGCGTATCCATGAATACGCTAAGAACTTCGGTATTCCTTTCCCAGAAGAAAGTCCAACGCAGGAAGATTACCAGCGTATTATCGAAGCGACCAAAGACCGTCCCGATGCTATCAGTATTCATAGCATGCTACTGCGCTCTATGATGCAGGCGAACTATGCACCGGAAAATATTGGTCACTTTGGTTTAGCGTATGACGAATATAGTCACTTTACTTCGCCTATTCGCCGTTATCCTGACTTAATGCTGCATCGTGCTATTAAAGCGAAAGTTACCGGGCAAAAACAGCCGATTATGGACTTTAAATTGGCAGAGGCGGGAACGCAGACTTCAGATACTGAGCGCCGTGCAGAGAAAGCGTCACGCTTTGTCGAATCTTGGCTCAAATGTCATTATATGAAAGATCATGTCGGTGAAGAATTCGATGGTGTGGTGACAACTGTGACCAATTTCGGCTTATTCATTACCCTAACTGATTTATTTATTGATGGCTTAGTGCATATCTCTAACGTGGGGGATGATTTCTTTGTCTATGATGAAAAGCAGCAACAGCTGATTGGTAAAGACAAAGGCACCCTATTTGGTCTTGGCGACTCTGTAAGAGTGAAAGTTGCTGGCGTGAATATGGACTTATTGCAAATCGACTTTGAATTGGTCGAAAAGCTCAAAGCTAGCGAGATGAACCAAACTAAGAAGAAGCCGCGCCGCCGTAGTAATAGCAGCAAAGGTAAAAAGCCTGCTAATGACTAG
- a CDS encoding mechanosensitive ion channel domain-containing protein: protein MDHNKNSSANLGQPLTKDKLVARSKLPQPLILATACLLRRAVLLLMTSVLLLLGPVTISHAIGEELLATEATLSGQAVAEEESPTVSTSTNEATIETKPAPQKDSEIRQRITGIFSEIEGLQAVTVRVNQGVVTLAGEVPNEKKAQQAINLTNRLNDVVTVDDSISRTLDVQDNVSTVYKGLKVQAKNFFKAAPLLLVAILVFGLVAWFGAWLSARQGLWRRLTPNPFVAELLAQTIKVVFIILGLILGLSLVGAEAIIGTLLGGAGVIGIAVGFAVKDTIENYIASLMLSVRQPFRARDHIVINDREGIVVRLTSRATILMTLDGNQLRIPNSEVFKGTILNYTKNPERRFTFQLGVDANDDPLAAIKVGLDAIRALDFVLEKPKSSAVISEVGDSNIVLEFQVWVDQSQSDFSKARSIAIRETKHALENTGFSLPEPIYRLRFEPTMEEVLKHNEGQQQGVTATQTLPQTVSTEKEQKAIKQEAKARAKRVLQGGAADEVLDTQPDTKLMEKVNQEIAENADDTDLLDHNSPQE, encoded by the coding sequence ATGGACCATAATAAGAATAGTAGCGCCAACTTAGGCCAACCCCTAACCAAGGATAAGTTGGTAGCTAGGTCTAAGTTACCGCAACCCTTAATACTAGCCACGGCGTGTCTCCTTAGACGCGCCGTTTTGCTTTTAATGACCAGTGTCTTATTGCTGCTAGGGCCCGTTACTATCAGTCATGCGATTGGCGAAGAACTGTTGGCGACTGAGGCAACGCTAAGTGGCCAAGCTGTAGCCGAGGAAGAGTCACCGACGGTCTCTACCTCCACCAATGAAGCCACTATTGAGACCAAACCGGCCCCGCAAAAAGACAGTGAGATTCGCCAACGTATCACCGGTATTTTTAGCGAAATCGAAGGTCTGCAAGCTGTGACGGTCAGGGTCAATCAAGGTGTGGTGACGCTAGCCGGTGAGGTGCCCAATGAAAAAAAGGCGCAGCAAGCCATCAACTTGACCAACCGCTTAAACGATGTGGTGACAGTCGATGACAGCATTAGTCGGACGCTAGATGTCCAAGACAACGTCTCCACCGTCTATAAAGGCTTAAAAGTTCAGGCTAAAAATTTTTTCAAAGCCGCGCCGTTATTACTGGTAGCTATTTTAGTTTTTGGCTTAGTGGCGTGGTTTGGCGCTTGGTTATCCGCCCGGCAAGGTCTCTGGCGCCGTTTAACCCCCAACCCTTTCGTGGCTGAACTGTTGGCGCAAACGATTAAAGTCGTTTTTATTATTCTCGGGTTAATACTAGGCTTGAGCCTTGTCGGTGCCGAAGCGATTATCGGTACTTTGTTAGGCGGGGCAGGGGTCATTGGTATCGCAGTAGGTTTTGCGGTCAAAGACACCATTGAAAACTATATTGCCTCGTTAATGCTGAGCGTGCGCCAACCGTTCCGCGCCCGCGACCATATTGTTATTAACGACCGTGAGGGCATCGTGGTCCGCTTAACCAGCCGCGCCACCATCTTGATGACCTTAGATGGCAACCAATTGCGTATTCCAAATTCGGAAGTGTTTAAGGGTACTATTCTAAATTACACCAAAAATCCCGAACGCCGTTTCACATTTCAGTTGGGCGTCGATGCCAACGATGACCCTTTAGCCGCTATTAAAGTCGGCTTAGATGCGATTCGAGCGCTAGATTTTGTCCTTGAAAAACCCAAGTCCTCAGCGGTAATTAGCGAAGTGGGTGACTCCAATATCGTGCTTGAGTTTCAAGTGTGGGTCGACCAATCGCAGTCTGACTTTTCTAAAGCCCGCAGTATCGCCATTCGTGAGACCAAGCATGCGCTAGAGAATACCGGCTTTAGCCTACCTGAGCCTATCTATCGCTTACGGTTTGAACCAACGATGGAAGAAGTGCTTAAACATAATGAGGGTCAGCAGCAGGGGGTCACGGCTACACAAACGCTGCCACAAACCGTCAGTACTGAAAAAGAACAAAAAGCCATCAAGCAAGAAGCGAAGGCACGCGCCAAACGGGTCTTGCAAGGGGGCGCCGCTGATGAAGTCTTGGATACGCAACCGGATACCAAGCTCATGGAAAAAGTAAACCAAGAAATTGCTGAAAATGCAGATGATACTGATTTATTGGATCATAACAGCCCGCAAGAGTAG
- a CDS encoding Na(+)-translocating NADH-quinone reductase subunit C has product MSKPKTKSNSNAKTISVALTLCLVCSVLVSAFAVGLKPAQLENSRLDRNKNILVAADLYDPAKDTNDDVAERFADFKVEIVDLKKGTYLSDEDLTKVGIADRNTYDDNQASKNKALSDDLGDEDPASIGRTPKYAKVYVKEDDAGKPELVVLPIKGYGLWGTIYGFLTLESDLNTIKGISFYSHKETPGLGARIEEPKWRAMWTGIKSYDDAGKVATGVTKAGNPKENWVDGISGATLTSRGVSNMIQFWLGERGYKPYLDQLREQSGTPAAAPVAAQAAATPQAPQMRHKEA; this is encoded by the coding sequence ATGTCCAAGCCCAAGACTAAATCCAACAGCAACGCCAAAACCATCAGTGTTGCCTTGACCTTATGTCTGGTGTGTTCCGTATTGGTCTCAGCCTTCGCAGTAGGGCTTAAGCCTGCGCAACTCGAAAACAGTCGCTTAGACCGCAACAAGAATATTTTGGTAGCCGCGGATTTATACGACCCAGCTAAAGATACCAATGATGATGTCGCTGAACGTTTTGCGGACTTTAAGGTCGAGATCGTTGACCTGAAAAAAGGCACGTATTTAAGCGATGAAGATTTGACCAAAGTCGGTATCGCTGACCGCAATACTTATGATGATAACCAAGCGTCAAAAAACAAAGCTTTGAGCGATGATTTAGGTGACGAAGATCCCGCCAGTATTGGTCGCACCCCTAAATATGCCAAAGTCTATGTGAAAGAAGATGATGCTGGTAAGCCTGAGTTGGTTGTACTGCCGATTAAAGGCTATGGCCTATGGGGTACGATTTACGGCTTCTTAACCCTAGAGAGTGATTTAAACACCATCAAAGGGATTAGCTTTTATTCCCATAAAGAAACCCCAGGTCTTGGCGCGCGTATCGAAGAGCCAAAATGGCGCGCCATGTGGACCGGTATCAAGTCGTATGACGATGCAGGTAAGGTCGCTACGGGTGTAACTAAAGCGGGCAACCCGAAAGAAAACTGGGTAGATGGTATTAGTGGCGCAACTTTAACCAGCCGCGGCGTCAGCAATATGATCCAATTCTGGCTCGGTGAGCGAGGCTATAAGCCTTACCTCGACCAGTTGCGTGAGCAAAGTGGTACTCCTGCAGCAGCACCAGTTGCTGCCCAGGCTGCCGCTACACCACAAGCGCCGCAAATGCGCCACAAGGAGGCATAA
- the hisA gene encoding 1-(5-phosphoribosyl)-5-[(5-phosphoribosylamino)methylideneamino]imidazole-4-carboxamide isomerase → MPSTPVIIPAIDLKDGKCVRLKQGRMEDDTVFSDDPVAMAARWVDAGARRLHLVDLNGAFDGTPVHKAVVTDIAKAYPNLPIQLGGGVRSLKTIEHYLTAGLTYIIIGTKAVENPEFVEEACREFGGHIIVGIDAKDGLVATHGWANVTDVKATELAKRFANAGVSSIVYTDIARDGMMQGVNVEQTVNLAREGGLPVIASGGVTNMKDIEFLKPYGDCIEGIITGRAIYEGTLDLGEAQAYLDL, encoded by the coding sequence ATGCCAAGTACGCCTGTGATTATCCCTGCCATTGATTTAAAAGATGGCAAGTGTGTGCGCTTAAAACAAGGGCGTATGGAGGATGATACGGTCTTTTCAGACGACCCTGTCGCTATGGCCGCCCGTTGGGTCGATGCCGGAGCGCGTCGTTTACACCTGGTTGATTTAAATGGCGCTTTTGATGGTACGCCCGTTCATAAAGCGGTCGTGACCGATATCGCTAAGGCCTATCCTAACTTACCGATTCAACTCGGTGGCGGTGTGCGCTCATTAAAGACTATTGAGCATTATTTAACTGCAGGCCTGACGTATATCATCATCGGCACTAAGGCTGTTGAAAACCCAGAATTCGTCGAAGAAGCTTGTCGCGAGTTTGGCGGCCATATCATCGTCGGTATCGATGCCAAAGATGGTTTGGTAGCGACCCATGGTTGGGCCAATGTCACCGACGTCAAAGCGACGGAACTGGCGAAACGTTTTGCCAATGCCGGTGTGTCTTCTATCGTGTATACCGATATCGCTCGTGATGGCATGATGCAAGGCGTGAATGTCGAGCAAACGGTTAATCTAGCGCGTGAAGGCGGTCTACCAGTGATTGCTTCAGGTGGTGTGACCAATATGAAAGATATCGAATTCCTTAAGCCGTATGGCGATTGCATCGAAGGCATCATCACTGGCCGTGCTATTTATGAAGGCACGCTAGACTTAGGCGAAGCGCAGGCCTATTTAGATTTATAG
- the infC gene encoding translation initiation factor IF-3 — MNINEEIQLKEVRLVKEDGEQMGVVDIETARQAARDDNLDLVELVPDAKPPVCKIMDYKRFLYDQKQKAKEAKKNQKQTQLKEMKLRPSTEEADYQVKLRKIMSFLEDQDKVKVTIRFRGREMAHQDIGRQQLERIIEDTAELANVEQHPKMEGRQMGMLLGPTRKK; from the coding sequence TTGAACATCAACGAAGAGATCCAACTAAAAGAAGTCCGCTTAGTTAAAGAAGATGGCGAGCAAATGGGCGTAGTCGATATCGAGACTGCCCGCCAAGCCGCTCGTGATGACAATTTGGATTTGGTTGAGTTGGTTCCTGATGCCAAGCCACCTGTGTGCAAAATCATGGACTACAAACGCTTCTTGTATGATCAAAAGCAAAAAGCGAAAGAAGCGAAGAAAAATCAGAAGCAAACGCAGCTAAAAGAAATGAAACTGCGTCCAAGCACTGAAGAAGCTGATTACCAAGTTAAATTGCGTAAAATCATGAGCTTCTTAGAAGACCAAGACAAGGTCAAAGTGACTATTCGCTTCCGTGGCCGTGAAATGGCGCACCAAGATATTGGCCGTCAGCAGCTTGAGCGTATCATTGAAGATACCGCTGAACTTGCTAACGTCGAGCAACACCCAAAGATGGAAGGCCGTCAAATGGGTATGTTGCTTGGCCCGACCCGTAAGAAATAA
- a CDS encoding Na(+)-translocating NADH-quinone reductase subunit A — protein sequence MITIKKGLDLPIAGEPSRDITEHRPTQVALIGYDYVGMKPTMNVSAGDVVAKGQPIFEDKKRVGVIYTAPAAGKVVAVNRGDRRVFESLVIQIDPNGEEVEFERFNSAQLATLDAETVEAQLITSGEWTAFRTRPYSRSPDIGARPHAIFVTAIDTQPLSFDPMILIKEELQAFNDGLAVLSTLSPKTYVCHHGNADIPKFTTTAAGNTTEYHAFAGKHPAGLAGTHIHFLHPLSRGVTVWTIGFQDVIAIGKLFTTGRLYTRRLISLAGPAVAKPRLIATERGADLTALTHGELIGTDNRIITGSVLSGRKTIPSTAYLGRFDNQVTVLAEGHERPAFHYLSAGKGRFSKLPIYISHFFGGKKFNFTTTSNGSPRAMVPIGVFEEVMPQDYLPTQLLRALIVEDIITAVDLGVLELDEEDVALCTFVSPGKYEFGDILRDNLTRIEQEG from the coding sequence ATGATTACCATCAAAAAAGGACTGGATTTGCCTATCGCAGGCGAGCCCTCCCGTGATATCACTGAGCATCGTCCTACTCAAGTCGCCCTTATCGGCTATGACTACGTAGGAATGAAGCCTACCATGAATGTCAGCGCAGGGGACGTGGTCGCCAAGGGTCAACCTATCTTTGAAGATAAAAAGCGCGTGGGAGTCATCTATACTGCTCCGGCCGCCGGTAAAGTCGTCGCAGTCAATCGCGGTGATCGCCGAGTCTTTGAAAGCTTAGTGATTCAAATTGATCCTAATGGCGAAGAAGTCGAATTTGAGCGTTTTAATTCGGCTCAGCTCGCTACCCTCGATGCTGAAACGGTCGAAGCCCAACTGATTACATCAGGCGAATGGACCGCTTTCCGTACGCGTCCCTACAGCCGCAGCCCTGATATCGGTGCTCGTCCTCACGCTATTTTCGTGACCGCCATCGATACCCAGCCGCTTAGCTTTGATCCTATGATACTGATTAAAGAAGAGTTGCAGGCATTTAATGATGGCTTGGCAGTTCTGTCTACCCTCAGCCCTAAGACTTACGTCTGTCATCATGGCAACGCGGATATTCCTAAGTTTACGACGACTGCTGCTGGCAATACCACAGAATACCATGCCTTTGCAGGCAAGCACCCAGCAGGATTAGCGGGCACGCACATTCACTTTTTGCACCCTTTAAGCCGCGGCGTGACCGTTTGGACTATTGGCTTCCAAGATGTGATCGCTATCGGCAAGCTATTTACGACCGGACGTCTATATACCCGTCGTCTAATTAGCCTTGCAGGGCCTGCCGTCGCCAAGCCACGCCTCATAGCTACTGAGCGTGGTGCTGATTTGACGGCTTTGACTCACGGTGAGCTCATTGGTACGGATAACCGTATCATTACTGGCTCTGTCCTCTCTGGGCGCAAAACTATTCCAAGCACCGCCTATCTTGGCCGCTTTGATAACCAAGTCACCGTCTTAGCAGAAGGTCATGAGCGTCCTGCGTTTCATTACCTCAGCGCCGGTAAAGGTCGCTTCTCTAAACTGCCTATCTATATCTCGCATTTCTTTGGCGGCAAAAAATTCAACTTCACTACCACCAGCAATGGCTCACCACGAGCTATGGTGCCGATCGGTGTGTTCGAAGAAGTCATGCCGCAAGACTATCTGCCCACTCAATTATTGCGCGCTTTGATTGTCGAAGACATCATTACTGCAGTCGATTTAGGCGTATTAGAGCTGGATGAAGAAGATGTGGCACTCTGTACATTTGTGTCGCCAGGCAAATACGAGTTTGGTGATATCTTGCGTGATAATCTAACTCGCATCGAGCAAGAGGGCTAA
- a CDS encoding NADH:ubiquinone reductase (Na(+)-transporting) subunit B — protein MKFLHNMFDRMEPSFTKGGKYEKFYAVFEALDTFMRQPNMTTHSAAHVRDGIDLKRIMITVWLCTFPAMFWGMYNVGHQALTAMAQLGLQQEGWRTIITSMAGYDPNSIWASFVYGAMQFLPIYIVTFAVGIAWEMIFAIVRGHEVNEGFFVTSVLFALCLPPDIPLWQVALGISFGVVVAKEVFGGTGKNFLNPALSGRAFLYFAYPAYMSGDAVWTAVDGFSGATPLGLAALGITPDQFVDAYGNAITWTDAFLGNMQGSIGEVSTLAILLGAAVLLWTRIASWRIMAGCVLGLVITSLVFNTFGGDDNLMMQLPFYWHLVIGGFAFGAVFMATDPVSAAHTNKGRWAYGILIGFMTVLIRVVNPAFPEGIMLAILFANLFAPLFDYFVTQANIKRQTARRVRYVQAQD, from the coding sequence ATGAAATTTTTACACAATATGTTCGATCGTATGGAGCCGTCCTTTACCAAAGGCGGTAAATACGAAAAGTTCTACGCCGTTTTTGAAGCCCTCGATACTTTTATGCGTCAGCCTAATATGACGACGCACTCAGCGGCTCATGTCCGTGATGGTATCGACTTAAAACGCATTATGATTACCGTTTGGTTATGTACTTTCCCAGCTATGTTTTGGGGCATGTATAACGTCGGGCACCAAGCCTTAACCGCTATGGCGCAGTTGGGGCTACAGCAAGAAGGCTGGCGTACCATTATTACCAGTATGGCAGGCTATGATCCCAACAGTATTTGGGCATCTTTCGTCTACGGAGCCATGCAATTCTTACCTATTTATATCGTCACCTTCGCGGTCGGTATTGCTTGGGAAATGATTTTTGCTATCGTGCGTGGTCATGAAGTTAACGAAGGTTTCTTTGTTACGTCAGTCCTATTCGCCCTATGTTTGCCACCGGATATTCCGTTATGGCAAGTAGCGCTAGGTATAAGCTTCGGTGTCGTAGTCGCCAAAGAAGTGTTTGGTGGTACGGGCAAAAACTTCCTGAACCCTGCCCTATCGGGTCGTGCGTTCCTATATTTTGCTTACCCTGCCTATATGTCAGGTGATGCTGTTTGGACCGCCGTTGATGGCTTTTCAGGTGCCACCCCATTAGGACTAGCCGCGCTTGGTATCACGCCAGATCAATTCGTCGATGCTTATGGCAATGCGATCACTTGGACGGATGCTTTCTTGGGTAATATGCAAGGCAGTATCGGTGAAGTCTCTACCTTAGCTATCTTATTAGGCGCAGCAGTATTGCTATGGACGCGTATTGCGTCATGGCGCATCATGGCCGGTTGTGTGCTAGGTCTAGTGATTACTTCACTCGTCTTTAACACCTTTGGTGGCGATGATAACTTAATGATGCAGCTGCCTTTCTACTGGCATCTAGTTATCGGTGGCTTTGCTTTTGGTGCGGTATTTATGGCCACAGACCCTGTGTCAGCCGCCCATACTAATAAAGGCCGCTGGGCTTACGGTATCCTTATCGGTTTTATGACCGTGCTCATCCGCGTCGTCAACCCGGCATTCCCAGAAGGCATCATGTTAGCCATTCTGTTTGCCAACTTATTTGCCCCATTGTTTGATTATTTTGTGACGCAAGCCAATATCAAACGCCAAACTGCACGGAGGGTTCGCTATGTCCAAGCCCAAGACTAA
- a CDS encoding toxic anion resistance protein, producing the protein MQELTPPQSDNQPIITLEPPKPVQVIEPDAADQMVKIDDSQIPELNQKVNEFVNHVLASPVNTPDFDKQVQAIHQMGNAEIRASAQMSNRMLDRPAKSMNTSLFDQSPIAKSLTELRGIVEDLDPSKKELMSGSRKFLGIIPYGNKVQDYFRQYESSQKHINAVVESLYNGKDELLKDNAVIEQEKVNMWAMMQSLRQYIYVGKQIDSQLEGKVSELQNTDPEKARVVQEEMLFYVRQKNQDFLTQLAVNVQGYLALDMIRKNNMELIKGVDRATTTTISALRTAVMVSQALTNQKLVLDQINALNSTTSSLIESTSAMLKQQTGDIHKQATENTIEVERLQNAFNNIYETMDMISNYKIEALDNMKETVNVLTNEVDKANKYLDKANQTTIVEVTNSLNEEPKRLGEVRI; encoded by the coding sequence ATGCAAGAGTTAACACCACCACAATCCGATAACCAACCTATCATTACGCTTGAGCCGCCAAAACCAGTGCAGGTCATAGAGCCAGATGCTGCGGACCAAATGGTGAAAATTGATGACAGCCAGATTCCTGAGTTGAATCAAAAGGTCAATGAATTCGTCAATCATGTATTAGCCAGTCCTGTGAATACGCCTGACTTTGACAAACAAGTCCAAGCTATCCACCAGATGGGTAATGCCGAGATTCGGGCCTCAGCGCAAATGTCAAACCGTATGCTCGATCGTCCCGCTAAGAGCATGAACACTTCCCTATTTGATCAATCGCCTATTGCCAAGTCACTCACCGAGTTACGCGGTATCGTTGAAGATTTAGACCCTAGTAAAAAAGAGCTGATGAGTGGCTCGCGTAAGTTTTTGGGCATTATTCCTTATGGCAATAAAGTCCAAGATTATTTTCGCCAATACGAGTCATCGCAAAAGCATATCAATGCAGTGGTGGAGAGCTTGTATAATGGCAAAGACGAGCTGCTAAAAGACAATGCGGTTATCGAGCAAGAAAAGGTAAATATGTGGGCGATGATGCAGTCATTACGCCAGTATATTTATGTCGGCAAGCAAATCGATAGCCAACTCGAAGGCAAAGTCAGTGAACTGCAAAATACAGACCCAGAAAAGGCGCGTGTGGTGCAAGAAGAGATGCTGTTTTATGTGCGTCAGAAGAACCAAGACTTTTTGACTCAGCTTGCAGTCAACGTGCAAGGCTATCTGGCTCTAGATATGATCCGTAAAAACAATATGGAGCTTATTAAAGGGGTTGATCGCGCTACCACGACCACGATTTCTGCGCTACGTACTGCAGTAATGGTTTCGCAAGCGTTAACTAACCAGAAATTGGTCCTAGATCAAATCAATGCCTTGAACAGCACTACTAGTAGCTTAATCGAATCGACTTCAGCCATGCTTAAGCAGCAAACGGGCGATATTCATAAGCAAGCGACTGAAAACACTATTGAAGTTGAACGTCTGCAGAATGCCTTCAATAATATCTATGAAACTATGGATATGATTAGTAACTATAAAATTGAAGCGCTTGATAATATGAAAGAGACGGTCAATGTACTGACTAATGAAGTGGATAAAGCCAATAAGTACTTAGATAAAGCCAACCAGACGACTATCGTTGAAGTTACTAATAGCTTGAACGAAGAGCCAAAACGTTTGGGCGAAGTGCGTATTTAA